One genomic segment of Hydrocarboniclastica marina includes these proteins:
- the serB gene encoding phosphoserine phosphatase SerB, whose amino-acid sequence MSELVLINVSGRDKPGLTSEITGIMAQYNVRILDIGQAVIHDHLTWGIVAEIPDPKDAPPVLKDLLFRIHELDLKVGFEPITAEAYTRWLQGKDRARYIVTLLARDITADQIARVSAITAHHGLNIDNITRLSSRPPLEPGLNRIACVEFSVRGSAGDLDQLRADFLQIATELNVDIAFQEDNIFRRNRRLVVFDMDSTLIDAEVIDELAKEAGTGDAVAAITERAMRGELEFKESFSARVAQLKGLDAAVLETVAGRLQMTEGAERLIVTLKALGYRTAILSGGFSFFARHLQDRLGIDYVYANELAIENGVVTGKVIGQVVDGQRKAELLLEIAEKEHIRPEQVIAVGDGANDLPMLSQAGLGVAFRAKPVVKESARHAISTLGLDAILYLIGFRDSDQLSHEL is encoded by the coding sequence ATGAGTGAGCTGGTACTGATCAACGTCTCCGGCCGGGACAAGCCCGGTCTGACATCTGAAATAACGGGCATCATGGCCCAGTACAACGTGCGTATTCTGGATATCGGCCAAGCAGTCATCCACGATCATCTGACCTGGGGCATCGTTGCCGAAATACCTGACCCCAAGGACGCACCGCCGGTGCTCAAAGACCTGCTGTTTCGCATCCATGAGCTGGACCTTAAAGTCGGCTTTGAGCCCATTACTGCAGAAGCATACACCCGCTGGCTTCAGGGCAAGGACCGCGCCCGCTACATTGTCACCTTGCTGGCGCGGGACATCACCGCCGACCAGATCGCGCGTGTTTCCGCGATCACTGCCCACCACGGGCTGAACATCGACAATATCACGCGCCTGTCCAGCCGACCTCCTCTTGAGCCGGGGCTGAACCGGATCGCCTGTGTTGAGTTTTCGGTCCGTGGGAGCGCAGGGGATCTGGATCAGCTGCGGGCGGACTTCCTGCAGATCGCCACTGAATTGAACGTCGATATTGCGTTCCAGGAGGACAATATATTTCGACGCAACCGGCGACTGGTGGTGTTCGACATGGACTCGACCTTGATTGACGCCGAGGTCATCGATGAGCTGGCCAAAGAGGCGGGTACAGGCGATGCGGTTGCCGCGATCACAGAGCGCGCCATGCGTGGCGAGCTTGAGTTCAAGGAGAGCTTTTCCGCCCGTGTTGCCCAGCTCAAGGGGCTTGATGCCGCTGTGCTGGAAACCGTTGCCGGACGCCTGCAGATGACCGAAGGGGCAGAGCGGCTGATCGTGACGCTAAAGGCGCTCGGCTACCGTACTGCCATTCTGTCTGGTGGGTTCTCCTTTTTTGCCCGGCACCTGCAGGATCGCCTCGGCATTGACTACGTCTACGCCAATGAGCTGGCAATAGAGAACGGCGTGGTTACGGGCAAGGTCATAGGCCAGGTGGTCGATGGCCAGCGTAAAGCGGAACTGCTTCTGGAAATCGCCGAGAAGGAGCATATTCGGCCCGAGCAGGTTATCGCGGTGGGGGATGGTGCCAACGATCTTCCCATGTTGAGCCAGGCGGGCTTGGGCGTCGCGTTCCGGGCCAAGCCGGTGGTCAAGGAGAGCGCGCGTCACGCTATCTCTACCCTGGGCCTGGATGCCATCTTGTATCTGATAGGGTTCCGGGATAGTGACCAGCTGAGCCACGAGCTATAG
- a CDS encoding EAL domain-containing response regulator, with the protein MAKTNETIHLLILDSSQNDAEGLVSLLRNAGRATRAHRITSEADLLEALSHGSWELMLLRDGQSEEMSVDQVLGQVKRLDKDIPAIILTEEFSRERTVELMSLGARDAVPFLFQDLLLLTIKRELSALEERRRRRLLDAHLRESEQRCQLLLESSKDPIAYINDGMHIFANQSYLDFLGYEDVDEIMCIPVLDTLASDSQDQLKEFMRHFSDPTAPPRSLDCTARRSDDNELEVVLQGSPATYDGELCTQILLRPKNNDAELAEKLKQISSQDILTGLFNRHYLMDQLVACIARVLESGQAGALAYIAVDNFVQTKGQVGIAGTDLMLGDLANILRQHAGEEMTLARLSDDAFSLLCQPCSQERMLEVCERVRQSIADHLFDVSGRTVQMTVSIGIAPVTDNAPKAQDLMGRAHNASAEVRKLEGHADGNGILVYNPITQEALGAEDTVETIQYALDNDQFRLLFQPIINLRGDGEEHYESFLRMLDKNQNEVSPYDFLPPGGPAEMAAKIDRWVVSQTIKHLSSHRSQGHDTRLFLNITAETIQDRTFVSWLSTALKDARLPGDSLIFQIAETDAGAYLKQVREFTKALSELHCKLSISHFGNALNPFNTLKHVAADYVKLDGSFTEEIQKSDDAKERVKEMVQALQNMGKLTVVPLVENATVLSTLWQAGVNYIQGYYLQAPVPEMNYDFGEGD; encoded by the coding sequence ATGGCAAAGACAAACGAGACCATTCATCTACTGATTCTCGACTCCTCCCAGAATGACGCCGAGGGTTTGGTGAGTCTCTTGCGGAATGCGGGCCGGGCAACCCGGGCACACCGCATAACTTCCGAAGCAGACCTTCTCGAAGCGCTGTCACACGGCTCCTGGGAACTCATGCTGTTACGCGACGGACAAAGCGAAGAAATGTCCGTCGATCAGGTTCTCGGGCAGGTCAAACGCCTCGACAAAGATATCCCCGCAATCATTCTGACCGAAGAATTCAGTCGGGAGCGCACCGTTGAGCTCATGAGCCTGGGTGCGCGGGATGCAGTGCCTTTCCTTTTCCAGGACCTTCTGCTGCTGACCATCAAACGCGAGCTGAGCGCCCTTGAGGAACGCCGGCGCCGGCGGTTGCTGGACGCGCACCTGCGCGAGTCCGAGCAACGTTGCCAACTATTGCTGGAAAGCTCCAAAGATCCGATCGCCTACATTAATGACGGAATGCATATCTTCGCCAATCAGTCTTACCTGGACTTTTTAGGCTACGAGGATGTCGACGAGATCATGTGCATCCCGGTGCTGGACACCCTGGCGTCGGACAGCCAGGATCAGCTCAAGGAGTTCATGCGGCATTTCTCCGACCCGACTGCGCCGCCCCGCTCGCTGGACTGCACCGCACGCAGAAGCGACGACAACGAACTGGAAGTCGTGCTGCAGGGATCGCCGGCGACGTACGACGGCGAGCTTTGCACCCAGATTCTGTTAAGGCCCAAGAATAACGATGCCGAGTTGGCGGAAAAGCTCAAGCAGATCAGCAGCCAGGATATCCTTACCGGCCTCTTCAACCGCCACTACCTGATGGATCAGCTGGTCGCCTGTATTGCCCGCGTTCTGGAAAGCGGCCAGGCTGGCGCCCTCGCCTATATCGCGGTGGACAATTTCGTTCAGACCAAAGGACAGGTAGGTATAGCCGGGACCGACCTTATGCTGGGCGACCTGGCCAATATCCTGCGTCAGCATGCGGGCGAAGAGATGACGCTGGCCCGTCTCAGCGATGACGCCTTCAGCCTGCTTTGCCAGCCCTGTTCACAGGAGCGGATGCTGGAGGTCTGCGAGCGTGTACGCCAGTCAATCGCCGACCACCTGTTCGATGTGTCTGGCCGGACAGTACAAATGACAGTCAGCATCGGTATTGCACCGGTTACAGACAATGCACCCAAAGCGCAGGACCTGATGGGACGGGCCCACAATGCGTCCGCTGAAGTACGCAAGCTTGAGGGCCATGCCGATGGCAATGGCATTCTTGTCTACAATCCGATTACCCAGGAAGCGCTCGGGGCAGAAGACACCGTAGAGACGATCCAGTATGCGCTGGATAATGATCAGTTCAGGCTACTGTTCCAGCCCATCATTAACTTGCGCGGCGACGGTGAAGAGCATTACGAGTCCTTTTTACGGATGCTCGACAAGAACCAGAACGAAGTCTCTCCCTATGACTTCCTGCCGCCAGGCGGACCGGCAGAAATGGCCGCTAAGATAGACCGATGGGTTGTCTCGCAGACTATCAAGCATCTGTCTTCCCACCGCTCCCAGGGTCATGATACCCGCCTATTCCTGAATATCACCGCCGAAACCATCCAGGACAGGACGTTTGTATCCTGGCTGAGCACTGCGCTGAAGGACGCGCGCCTGCCGGGAGATTCCCTGATATTCCAGATTGCAGAGACGGACGCCGGAGCTTACCTCAAGCAGGTGCGGGAGTTCACCAAAGCACTGAGCGAACTGCACTGCAAACTATCGATAAGCCATTTCGGCAACGCCCTCAACCCCTTCAATACACTGAAGCACGTCGCTGCTGATTACGTAAAACTGGACGGCTCCTTCACCGAAGAAATCCAGAAAAGCGATGACGCCAAGGAGCGGGTGAAAGAAATGGTCCAGGCCTTGCAGAATATGGGAAAACTTACGGTAGTGCCTCTGGTGGAGAACGCGACCGTGCTGTCCACACTCTGGCAAGCCGGGGTCAACTACATCCAAGGCTATTACCTGCAGGCCCCGGTGCCGGAAATGAACTACGATTTCGGCGAAGGCGACTGA